The following DNA comes from Buttiauxella agrestis.
TATTATATTTCGCGGCTACCGCTTCGAGGTTTTTACCATCATTCGGAACTATATAAGTTTGATTCACGCCAATAATCCGGCTGCCCGGTGGCGGGAGTAAATAATCAACAGCCCATGCCGACTGGCTTGCAGCCAGGGCGCTTACCAACATAAGTGTTATTTGAGAGAACGCGCGTTTCATACTGAATTCCTGTATTCACCGGCTGAATGCCGGAATGCTGAAAGCCATGCGAGGCAATAAAATTACCTCGCGTTAACAGGATGAAAGCTGTTCTAAGAGTTTAGCTAAGATTGGTGGCTTTGGTGCGGATTGCGCGGATCATTGCCTCAAGCCCCTGAGAGCGAGACGGCGTAAGATGTTGAGCAAGTTCAAGTTTCTCAAACCATGGGCGTACATCAAACGCGACAATATCCTGCGCAGTCATCTGTTGGTAGAGAATAAAAACGATAGCAATCAGCCCTTTGACAATCGCGGCGTCACTGTCACCCTCAAGCG
Coding sequences within:
- the sufE gene encoding cysteine desulfuration protein SufE; its protein translation is MATLPDKEKLLKNFSRCSNWEEKYLYIIELGGRLPELPPAQHKAENTIQGCQSQVWIVMHQQPDGVITLEGDSDAAIVKGLIAIVFILYQQMTAQDIVAFDVRPWFEKLELAQHLTPSRSQGLEAMIRAIRTKATNLS